The following proteins are co-located in the Spea bombifrons isolate aSpeBom1 chromosome 3, aSpeBom1.2.pri, whole genome shotgun sequence genome:
- the OLIG3 gene encoding oligodendrocyte transcription factor 3: protein MNSDSSSMSSRASSPDMDEMYLRGHHHHHHHHHHDNRLNSVSSTQNDMLQKMSEDVLSRHSSKGDGESSKYKIKKQLSEQDLQQLRLKINGRERKRMHDLNLAMDGLREVMPYAHGPSVRKLSKIATLLLARNYILMLTSSLEEMKRLVGEIYGGHHSAFHCGTVGHSATHPVHPANAVHQVHPILGSALSSNASSGISATLPGIGNIRPGHSLLKTPATPPLPIGSGFQHWAGLPCPCTICQMPPPPQLSALTSNMTRISTETKDLMK from the coding sequence ATGAATTCTGATTCCAGCTCAATGTCCAGCAGAGCCTCCTCACCAGATATGGATGAGATGTACCTAAGGGgacatcaccaccaccaccaccaccaccatcacgACAACAGGTTGAATTCCGTTTCGTCTACTCAGAATGACATGCTTCAGAAGATGTCAGAAGATGTCCTTTCCAGGCACAGTTCTAAAGGTGACGGGGAGAGCAGCAAGTATAAGATAAAGAAACAGCTGTCCGAGCAGGACCTGCAACAACTAAGACTAAAAATTAACGGTAGGGAACGCAAAAGGATGCATGATTTGAACCTAGCCATGGACGGTCTCAGGGAAGTTATGCCCTACGCTCATGGTCCCTCGGTCagaaaactctccaaaatcgCCACTCTCCTGCTGGCCAGAAACTATATTCTGATGCTCACCAGCTCCCTTGAGGAAATGAAGCGCCTGGTGGGTGAGATCTATGGCGGGCACCATTCTGCATTTCACTGTGGGACAGTGGGACATTCTGCAACTCATCCTGTTCATCCAGCCAACGCTGTCCACCAGGTTCACCCCATCCTGGGCAGCGCTTTGTCTTCTAACGCCTCATCCGGGATCTCTGCGACTCTGCCAGGTATTGGCAACATCAGACCGGGCCATTCTCTACTCAAAACCCCCGCTACTCCACCACTTCCAATTGGCAGCGGCTTTCAACACTGGGCAGGGCTCCCATGCCCATGTACTATCTGTCAAATGCCACCACCGCCTCAACTCTCAGCTCTAACCTCAAACATGACCAGAATCTCCACAGAAACCAAAGACTTGATGAAGTAA